The genomic stretch atttttgttcagtacacatTTGAGTGTATTGACTTACCTGTTTCACTGATAGCAGGGGTCTGGTTCTGGGAAGGTGTTGGAGTGCAGTGGTTCCTCTTGTTGACCTTCTGTGTACACTGGAAAACAAACAGTCATTTGTACAGAAATTGCACACAAAAGGTATCAGTGTTTACCATCATACTGTATGTAATGAATATCATTATTTTTATGTATTTGATTGACATATGTACCTTTGGGTTGAATCCACAGAGAGCGTTgaatcttcctctcttcttttcctTTGTACCAGTTGTTGGAAGCCCAGAATTACCTACCTCGTCACTGCCAAGTGCATTGTGTGATGACAACTGGGTCATGGAGTGAGGTGAAGAGCTAGCCTCATTGCATTTAGTTAGCAGTTCCCTAGTTAATGATTTGACCAGGGCATCGTCAAATGCATAATCCCTTGACTTCATTGCAACCTGGAGCATCTTCTCTGACCCAAATTCTTGAAGAAGCCCCTTGTAGACAGCCTTGAAAATCTTTTTGATTTTCAGATTCTGGGGGTAGGCTTGAGTTGGTTCAAGGCCTGAGGTGCCACAGAACTCAGACAGAATCCTCTTTGTGAGAACTCTTGATGTTTCACCAATATCAGAGGATTCCAGTAATGTGATAGGGGTGATCATTGACAGCAATCTAATAATCAGTAAAAGTACCAAAGAGGTGTAGTCATTGCTAGTGGAGTCAAATGAGGCATGTGTATCGGAGTCCATGGCTGATGGAGTTGATGGATGCACAGAGACACTAGACATCTCCAGATCTTTGTTATCCATCTTGGATTCCACCTCTCCTAAAACTTGAATATCCACAGTTCCACCGTTGTGTGTGCTGCTGCCAGACATAGAGGGTCTAGGCAATGATTTGGCACTAGACTGACGGCTAGTGGTCATGAGAGCCGGTCTGTCAGGGTCAAGTGTTCCAGCATCAGTTGGGGACAACCCATTGATTATGTTCATCAACTCTGATAATTTTACTGATGAATTTGAGGCCACAGAACAGGTATCCATGACCTGATTGACCATTATATTGGTGAAAAGGCTCTTTGTGTCACAGTAAACCTGTGGGGAACTAATGGAGATGGCAGAAGAGCTCGGGATAAGCCGACTTGTGTCCTGCAGAGAACCATCAGAGATGATAGTTTGGCAGAAACCGGATCCTTGTGATGGTGGAGGAAGCCAGAAGTTAATCTGCTGTAGCAGACGTTTTATTGACTCCTCAGCAAAGGAGTACACAAGGTCAGATGGAAACTCCCTGGATTCTTCAGAAGCATTCAATTCTGTCTTCAGCTTCAAAAGAATAGAGTCAGACACGCTCTTGCCAGCTGGCACAAAAAGAGCCTGAGGGGTGTTGTAACTTTTTATGAGCTCATAAACTTTGTCAGTGAGCTCATGTGAGAAGTTCTGAAGACCGTCCCTGCAGCTTAGTCTCGCAAGTCTTCTTGTAAAAGAAGTGACATCATCTGCAGTGGCTATGTGTTCCGTATCTTCTCTTGGAATTACCTCCATAACAGTGTCAACTATGGCAGAGATGGTTAGCCTTGTGTAATTTGTTGACCCTTGTGAATGAGTTGAGGAGTCACTCATATCAATGACCGAACTCCTAATGATAGGACAATAGCTTTCAACAGGCCACTCATTGGAGACTGGAGTCCCTGGAAGAGAATTTGTAAAATCACTCTGGGACCCTCTGGTCATGGCAGAGGTGATGGACAGGGAGGACTTTGAGGAGGATGGCCGGTGTATCTCGTGTCCATCAGTTCTCACCATGTCAACATCCTCCAACATGGAGCCCACTATGGAACGAGTCAAGAAACCTTTCTCTGAGGTGCTCATCCTCTCTGACATAGACACTCTCCTCTGGATTGTCATCAGAGTCTGACTAATTAAGGCTTTGGAATAATTCAccatgttggtctggctgccCTCATGTTCACTGTCCGTCATTTGTGTAGAAGTAGCTGTTCTGCATATGGATTCGGCATGTTTGGGGGCCTCAACCACATTGTCTAGGAGGACCGGTTGTTGCTGGGCAAAAAAGTCCTTGACCTTGGTGAACACATTGTTGAACAGGTTAACAGTGCCTGGCCAAATTATATTTCCTTTCACATTGGCCCCGTTGTGAACACTGCCAGGAAGGGTTGAAGCTGACAGGGATCTCTCCAACTGGtcagacactgaagcagcagacaTTTTAGTCATCTGGGTGAAGCTATTAAGGTCTTTAGTGATGCTTATGACGATGTTGGACGCTGCTGAAATGGTGTGCAGAGAAGAGGTGAATAAAGATGGAGTTCCACTCTTCTGAAGGATTTTGACAtctctatcatcatcatcattactggACTCTGCACAAATGTCTGCACTTCTACCATTAAGGCTGGTATTTACAATGCCAATCAACCCTGATCGAAGGATCCCACCAGCCATATGTGAGGCTTTAGTTTGAAACTCCTCAGTACATAGTTTGTCAAAGGCTGTGGATTTAAGACTTCTAGTGGATGCTTCCTCTTCATCATTGTTGATCTCACCATGCATATTGTCCTGTGTATTGACAGCATAGTCATCAACAGATAAATATGATTTGGAGGCGGCAGGACGTCAATCTGAGAAACAACGGCATCCAAAAGCTTGGACAGGTCTTCTGTATCTCCTTTTAGGCTAGAGAGGCTTTCCTCCATGGATTCCTCAGAGTGATACACAGTGAGGATCTGACTA from Oncorhynchus gorbuscha isolate QuinsamMale2020 ecotype Even-year unplaced genomic scaffold, OgorEven_v1.0 Un_scaffold_10314, whole genome shotgun sequence encodes the following:
- the LOC124030269 gene encoding uncharacterized protein LOC124030269 → MHGEINNDEEEASTRSLKSTAFDKLCTEEFQTKASHMAGGILRSGLIGIVNTSLNGRSADICAESSNDDDDRDVKILQKSGTPSLFTSSLHTISAASNIVISITKDLNSFTQMTKMSAASVSDQLERSLSASTLPGSVHNGANVKGNIIWPGTVNLFNNVFTKVKDFFAQQQPVLLDNVVEAPKHAESICRTATSTQMTDSEHEGSQTNMVNYSKALISQTLMTIQRRVSMSERMSTSEKGFLTRSIVGSMLEDVDMVRTDGHEIHRPSSSKSSLSITSAMTRGSQSDFTNSLPGTPVSNEWPVESYCPIIRSSVIDMSDSSTHSQGSTNYTRLTISAIVDTVMEVIPREDTEHIATADDVTSFTRRLARLSCRDGLQNFSHELTDKVYELIKSYNTPQALFVPAGKSVSDSILLKLKTELNASEESREFPSDLVYSFAEESIKRLLQQINFWLPPPSQGSGFCQTIISDGSLQDTSRLIPSSSAISISSPQVYCDTKSLFTNIMVNQVMDTCSVASNSSVKLSELMNIINGLSPTDAGTLDPDRPALMTTSRQSSAKSLPRPSMSGSSTHNGGTVDIQVLGEVESKMDNKDLEMSSVSVHPSTPSAMDSDTHASFDSTSNDYTSLVLLLIIRLLSMITPITLLESSDIGETSRVLTKRILSEFCGTSGLEPTQAYPQNLKIKKIFKAVYKGLLQEFGSEKMLQVAMKSRDYAFDDALVKSLTRELLTKCNEASSSPHSMTQLSSHNALGSDEVGNSGLPTTGTKEKKRGRFNALCGFNPKCTQKVNKRNHCTPTPSQNQTPAISETAIVNDQESCLTESVCSTKKKPRKRSLISRMFSAIGKALSSPFTSCYKRKST